The Nerophis lumbriciformis linkage group LG04, RoL_Nlum_v2.1, whole genome shotgun sequence genome contains the following window.
GAGCACAAAGGACACTTGAAGCGTCCTTGTCGCTGACGGTGGATTCTCTGATGACGCCACAGTTTGGTCCAGTTTTCAAGAGTTTTGCCACAACAAGAGCAGGCGTAACTTTGCTGGGGATCGTGAGTGAGCATGTGGGCTCGGAGCCTGCCCATGTGCCTAAAAAGTCGGCCACAACTAGGGCATAAATACTTCCTGGGGTCCGATCGGTTGTCCAGTTTGTTCAACTTGGACACAAAACATGAGAGCTGATGAGATGGTGCCACTTTTGACCGGAATGTTTTTTTTGACTTGGAGGAACATATCTTGGGGTTAAGTAGGGAAGATGGTCGTTTGAGGATTTCATAATTGCTTTTGAGATTGGAGTCCGATTTTTCCTCTGATAAAAACTTATGTTTCGCTTCGGTGTACTCTACTAATGCCATTCCCTCTCTCGCTGCAATACCGGGGACATTTTTCTCGCCATGACACTGACCACAATGGGCATTAAATTCAGACAGCTCACCAAAAAGCTTTTCACACAGCAAACAAAGATAAAGGTTTGTCCCAATGTGATCTTTCATGTGATTTTTTAACTTTGGCAGGCTGTCCATAACAGCTTTGCAAATGGGGCATGTGTACATTAGCAAAGACTCTCCTGCTATCCGTTTGCTGGGCTTGCTGCTTCTAGGAGGTCTACATGTATGGTTTTTCGCGTTGCCGTAATGGCTGAAGGACTTTCTACAGCCTGTGCAGTTGTACTGCTTCACCGACCAATGGGTCATCTCATGTCCGCGGAGCAAATAGCTCAGGGGAAAGGCCTTGTGACAGAGATCACATTTGTAAGGCTTTTCTCCGGTGTGGGTGCGCTCGTGCCTTACAAGGGCAGACTGAAACCTGAAGGATTTCCCACAGTATAGACACACTTTGCTTTCATTCTTGTCAGGGTCCAAAGCTCTCTTAGGATTTTTACCGGGAATTACATCTGTGTTCGTGTTTTCTGTTTTCAAAATTTCTTCATGTTCCAGCGCTTCAGCATGCATCTTCATGTGGATTAGATATTCGTCAGGGGAGCAAGTCTTTCTGCAAGATGTACATTTCTTAGTTAAGATATTCTTCTTGTGTGTCTTTAGATGCAAATTTAAGTTGGAGTTCTTGCTAAAAGTTTTGCCACATTCAGGGCATACAAAGGGTCTCTCTCCTGTATGAACGCGTTGATGTATGACTAACTGAGACATGAACTTATATGTGCGACCACAAAAACCACATTTCAACAGAGTTTTTGTCCCTTTACGGATGTGGATGACATTTATGTTGTTGTCCGTATTTGTGTCTGCTTCTGCTTTAGTGTTGGATACGTGTAGCGAAACATTGGATAATCTCTGTCTCCTCTTGCGGCCTCTTTTGCGCCTGAAAATGATTTTTTGATGGCTGGGCCCTTGCGAACCAATCGTCATTTTGGTATTTTGTAAACATGTACGATTATTTATAGACTTTGACACAGGACCCAATTGATCCAGCTCTACTTCTGTGTTCTCAAGTTTGATGTCAGTTTCAGGGAGATCTGCAGAAGATGCTTCAATGTCATTGCAACCTGGCCCTGTCACTTGTGGAAGGCTGGTGGTCTCTAAATTGTAGAGATTGCTATGAGACTGTGACTCTTGAAGAACATTTTCATCCACTGGCTGTCTTTTTGGGTTTTCAAATACTGGACCGTCCTTGCCATCGGAATGAGCTTGAGGATGCTCGCTATCCATGTGCTCAACAGTTTCTCTTACTACAGACTGCAGGGACAAGTTGTCTCCATCTCCATTTGGTATCACCTGCACATTTGCACAATTTCTTCCCACCTGTTTAACAGTGTCTTTCGCTACAGGACAAAGGGACAGGTGGCTTGAGTTTTTATTTGGATGAAGGTGCTCTGTGTCCTCAACTCCCTGCTTGACTATGTCTTCTACAGCCATAGAGTGTGAGTCAGTGGATAAGCATGCCAAATTGGACACTTTAGCAGGGACTTTCTGAGCGATTCGCAACTTtgatcttcttcttcttttatttcTCTTTGGAGTCAGCAAAACCTCCATTTCCTTTGGGTCAGCTATAACATCGGTGTTTTTATCCATTGCTTGTTCCCTGTTACTACTCCGTTTTTTAGAACTCCTAAGGTTATTAACAATTGGAACCTCTGAAACCTCTGAAAATGTGTGTCTCCTTCGTCTGCTTCTTTTTGGTTTCTCCAGCAATGAAACATCATCTTCTGGTTGTCCATCCGATATTTCATATGTTCCAGGAGTCTTATCAAGAAGTGATTCACTTAAATTGTTGGACACAGTGTCACCATTGTATGTTGGCTCTGGTGCTGTATGGGCGATATCTTCATCTTGACCTGCCACGAGTCCGTCAACATTTGCTTTGACTTCGATCTCATTCAACAAGGGTTTTTTCTTTTTAGGACGGCCAGGTTTCTTTCGAACGCTTACATGTTGTCTACAAGTTGACTTGCACACACTTGCAGGCGTCAATTCAGACTCCCCTTCCATCCCTACCTCTGAGAAGATAGGTTCATCAGATTGCCGGATGGTATCAGCAGGTTCTACAGATTTTAGAGTGTATGATGGAGGGGGATCAGTTGAAAgttcacttgtatttgttactttggTTTCCTCATCCCATTTGGAATCCTGACTCTCCTCACTACACATTGTACCACCAGTTTCCTGTGGGAAAACACACAGAAAGACATTACATTACAAGCATTATCGCATTTCAAGTATGCAAGTACAAGTAAAGGCATGCAAATGAGGTCTATGTGCAACGCATGCTTGAACCTGCGTCCCCAAATGCCCTCTGACAGTCGAGCAGCGCTATCCAGTAGGCTAAAAGCCCAGGCTGTTAACCCACTGTCCAGTGCATCTCTCTAAGGCATCAGGGAGTGACGTTCACTCAACTTACTTCTGCACAGCTAAGCTCGCTAACATGAATGACGACAACCGTTTGTTGGGCAGCCGTTTTTTATGCA
Protein-coding sequences here:
- the LOC133599350 gene encoding uncharacterized protein isoform X2, with the translated sequence MGSKISFSRRSSEQYTVSELTPVTSRPRSSFQVPTDSKQETGGTMCSEESQDSKWDEETKVTNTSELSTDPPPSYTLKSVEPADTIRQSDEPIFSEVGMEGESELTPASVCKSTCRQHVSVRKKPGRPKKKKPLLNEIEVKANVDGLVAGQDEDIAHTAPEPTYNGDTVSNNLSESLLDKTPGTYEISDGQPEDDVSLLEKPKRSRRRRHTFSEVSEVPIVNNLRSSKKRSSNREQAMDKNTDVIADPKEMEVLLTPKRNKRRRRSKLRIAQKVPAKVSNLACLSTDSHSMAVEDIVKQGVEDTEHLHPNKNSSHLSLCPVAKDTVKQVGRNCANVQVIPNGDGDNLSLQSVVRETVEHMDSEHPQAHSDGKDGPVFENPKRQPVDENVLQESQSHSNLYNLETTSLPQVTGPGCNDIEASSADLPETDIKLENTEVELDQLGPVSKSINNRTCLQNTKMTIGSQGPSHQKIIFRRKRGRKRRQRLSNVSLHVSNTKAEADTNTDNNINVIHIRKGTKTLLKCGFCGRTYKFMSQLVIHQRVHTGERPFVCPECGKTFSKNSNLNLHLKTHKKNILTKKCTSCRKTCSPDEYLIHMKMHAEALEHEEILKTENTNTDVIPGKNPKRALDPDKNESKVCLYCGKSFRFQSALVRHERTHTGEKPYKCDLCHKAFPLSYLLRGHEMTHWSVKQYNCTGCRKSFSHYGNAKNHTCRPPRSSKPSKRIAGESLLMYTCPICKAVMDSLPKLKNHMKDHIGTNLYLCLLCEKLFGELSEFNAHCGQCHGEKNVPGIAAREGMALVEYTEAKHKFLSEEKSDSNLKSNYEILKRPSSLLNPKICSSKSKKTFRSKVAPSHQLSCFVSKLNKLDNRSDPRKYLCPSCGRLFRHMGRLRAHMLTHDPQQSYACSCCGKTLENWTKLWRHQRIHRQRQGRFKCPLCSKGFRFVQSYKQHMSEHRDFRWIQSKSKRVFLPYNCDQCRCSFKTLDLLFGHQLCHFSADDMHKDCDFNLFLDDHCTQSNNPTTNHHVMTLCPEHEDPVSTVQKDKSLLQPQDKDLQQKYSPILTLNSFHQDHDLGLDKTAYCPKKLNITQDKASKCHRLEGKVTKKPNVSLRTVDKPSTPQKESSQGFMCAMCGKEYTAVSDLYQHYLEHARGLV
- the LOC133599350 gene encoding uncharacterized protein isoform X1, encoding MTPDMGSKISFSRRSSEQYTVSELTPVTSRPRSSFQVPTDSKQETGGTMCSEESQDSKWDEETKVTNTSELSTDPPPSYTLKSVEPADTIRQSDEPIFSEVGMEGESELTPASVCKSTCRQHVSVRKKPGRPKKKKPLLNEIEVKANVDGLVAGQDEDIAHTAPEPTYNGDTVSNNLSESLLDKTPGTYEISDGQPEDDVSLLEKPKRSRRRRHTFSEVSEVPIVNNLRSSKKRSSNREQAMDKNTDVIADPKEMEVLLTPKRNKRRRRSKLRIAQKVPAKVSNLACLSTDSHSMAVEDIVKQGVEDTEHLHPNKNSSHLSLCPVAKDTVKQVGRNCANVQVIPNGDGDNLSLQSVVRETVEHMDSEHPQAHSDGKDGPVFENPKRQPVDENVLQESQSHSNLYNLETTSLPQVTGPGCNDIEASSADLPETDIKLENTEVELDQLGPVSKSINNRTCLQNTKMTIGSQGPSHQKIIFRRKRGRKRRQRLSNVSLHVSNTKAEADTNTDNNINVIHIRKGTKTLLKCGFCGRTYKFMSQLVIHQRVHTGERPFVCPECGKTFSKNSNLNLHLKTHKKNILTKKCTSCRKTCSPDEYLIHMKMHAEALEHEEILKTENTNTDVIPGKNPKRALDPDKNESKVCLYCGKSFRFQSALVRHERTHTGEKPYKCDLCHKAFPLSYLLRGHEMTHWSVKQYNCTGCRKSFSHYGNAKNHTCRPPRSSKPSKRIAGESLLMYTCPICKAVMDSLPKLKNHMKDHIGTNLYLCLLCEKLFGELSEFNAHCGQCHGEKNVPGIAAREGMALVEYTEAKHKFLSEEKSDSNLKSNYEILKRPSSLLNPKICSSKSKKTFRSKVAPSHQLSCFVSKLNKLDNRSDPRKYLCPSCGRLFRHMGRLRAHMLTHDPQQSYACSCCGKTLENWTKLWRHQRIHRQRQGRFKCPLCSKGFRFVQSYKQHMSEHRDFRWIQSKSKRVFLPYNCDQCRCSFKTLDLLFGHQLCHFSADDMHKDCDFNLFLDDHCTQSNNPTTNHHVMTLCPEHEDPVSTVQKDKSLLQPQDKDLQQKYSPILTLNSFHQDHDLGLDKTAYCPKKLNITQDKASKCHRLEGKVTKKPNVSLRTVDKPSTPQKESSQGFMCAMCGKEYTAVSDLYQHYLEHARGLV